A window of Podospora bellae-mahoneyi strain CBS 112042 chromosome 1 map unlocalized CBS112042p_1.3, whole genome shotgun sequence genomic DNA:
GGTAGAAAACGAGGCGACAACCCACATTCGCCAAAATCGATTAGTCTGACCTCACGCAGGTGAGGGTATATCTTCGGGTTAAACTCGGCCGGTTCCACAAGATATTCTGGCATACCCGGTTCAAGAGGTCCTCCATCTTTCCTGGCGATCTTCCCTGTCTGCGGAGGGCCTAGGTCTTTGATGATGACCTCTGGGGATGCCACTTCCAGTTCGGGGAGACGGAATAGAACATTGCCCATGTGGATGTCTGGAACAGGTTAGATTTTTGACATGCTCGAAGACCATGAGTAATGATCACTCACCTCCGTGTGCCACGCCGGCCGAGTGTAAATAGTCAACGGCCAGAAGGAGCTGTCTAGAGATGGACCGGGCAAGATTCCCTTCCAGCCGGTAGTTTGGGCATCGATCCGTCACAGATGATGTCGTAGGTCCCAACAGGTCCTGAACGGCGCAAAGGTGCCGCCCATTGGGTCCCTGGATATGGAATGACTCGACAAGGTGGGAGACATGGTTGTGCCCAGGATGGTTGACGTCGCCTCGCTCCTTGAGAGCCTGCAGAACACTCAGCTCACGGCTGGTTTCGTCTGATTTGTCGGCGGTGACGATCTTAACGGTTACATTCCGCTGCTCCCTGATACTTCAGTCAGCAGCCGAGGGAAGTCAAGTTTCCAATCGCTAGAGGCGAGTGCGAGGCCTTTTACATACTGGTTGTCCCGTGCAAGCCATACAGTGGAGAAGGCACCAAAACCAAGCTTGTGCACAATTTCATAACGGCCATTGTGGAGTTTGTCGTGGAGGTGAATGGGATGAAACCCTCCAGGACAATATCTGTTCAGATCCTCTGCAGCCACCCCAATATTGTACTCCAGGATGTTGACCATTGCCTTTGCTGAAAGACTTCTCAGGCGACGTTGGTATGACTGCAGCGCTGCCAAGACCCACATCTACTTGTGGTGGGGTTGTAGTTGGGAGTAGTTGGGAAGGTTTGGGCTGGCCTGTCACGATGATCCATGTGGTGCGAAGACAAGGCACCCTTTACATATGAACAAACCTGGCAGGTTGTTGGTCGGACGAAACTAAACCCGCTCCGGTCATGTCTCTATCGGATCCTGTGCTATGCGTTTATCAGATCTCATGAAgatcaaccaacccccttaTCATGTCAGTTCTTGGCACTGCCAGCTTATGGCACGATGTACAGCTCTCCATTAGCCCGCTATTTGACAGAGACAACTTTCTATACAACCATCATTACCATTTACAATTGAACTATCCCTTCCATCACGACGAACTTGCTGTCCGGGTTAGGGTTAAAGCTGTGCATCCCAGTAATGGTGTTTGCTGAAGAACTAAAACAAGAGCTGTTGTTGCTCAAGATACCTAAACTCCCCACTGGGACATTTTTAGTCGAGTCATGGCCTAAGCCTTCAAGTTCCCATTTTCCGCCACGCCAGCAGCATGGTGTGAAATAACAAACTGACTAC
This region includes:
- a CDS encoding uncharacterized protein (COG:T; EggNog:ENOG503P6CN); amino-acid sequence: MWVLAALQSYQRRLRSLSAKAMVNILEYNIGVAAEDLNRYCPGGFHPIHLHDKLHNGRYEIVHKLGFGAFSTVWLARDNQEQRNVTVKIVTADKSDETSRELSVLQALKERGDVNHPGHNHVSHLVESFHIQGPNGRHLCAVQDLLGPTTSSVTDRCPNYRLEGNLARSISRQLLLAVDYLHSAGVAHGDIHMGNVLFRLPELEVASPEVIIKDLGPPQTGKIARKDGGPLEPGMPEYLVEPAEFNPKIYPHLREVRLIDFGESFFLSNPPSEISTPMSLHPPELVFQRGLSRAVDIWNLGSTTYELITGRTPFEADFDDKDLIPQYQKVIGGLPEQWIQDALASGVLKEPPNYSTAEYFLSLEEEIRRSYNDGYERDTLQFGEAELETLGCYLRKLLVVDPDHRATTSELLNDPWVSQKESKSQAT